The Microscilla marina ATCC 23134 DNA segment GAATAAGGCTTACTGACAATTTTAAATTATATAGAATATGACCATGAAAAAACTGATGGCCCTCTTATTTTTATCAATGCTGGTGTTTCAGGGCTGGACACAGTCGTCAGGGCATCGCATACAAGGCAAGGTAGAGGAAAAAGGGGCACAAGCGTTACCGGGGGCTACTGTTATACTGGCACGCCCAAATGTTGCCACAGGGCGTGGGGTGATTACTGATAATGAAGGTAATTTTATCATTCGAAATATACCCCCAGGTAAGTATATCTTGCGCATTTCTTTTATTGGCTACCACACCTTGCAAAAAACTGTAGAAATAAGGAATGCTGCCATAAACTTAGGAACCTTATTGCTGAAGGTTTCTTCAGAAAAGCTCAAAGAAGTACAAGTAGTGGGCAAAACGCCCCCCGTGGAAATCAAAGGAGACACAGCATCGTTTAACTCATTGGCTTACAAAACCAACCCTGACGCCAACGCCCAGGATTTAGTGAGCAAACTACCTGGAGTAAGCGTAGAAAATGGACAAGTAAAGGTAGCCGGAGAGGAAGTGAAGCAGGTATTGGTAGATGGCAAGCCGTTTTTTGGCAACGATCCCAAAGCAGCGATGCAAAACTTACCTGCCGAAATCATTTCAAAGATTCAGGTATTTGATCAACAAAGCGAGCAATCAAGGTTTACTGGGTTTGATGATGGCAACACTACCAAAACAATCAACTTTGTGACCAAGTAAATATGCGAGTGGGTACTTTTGGAAGTTGTATGCTGGG contains these protein-coding regions:
- a CDS encoding carboxypeptidase-like regulatory domain-containing protein, with protein sequence MTMKKLMALLFLSMLVFQGWTQSSGHRIQGKVEEKGAQALPGATVILARPNVATGRGVITDNEGNFIIRNIPPGKYILRISFIGYHTLQKTVEIRNAAINLGTLLLKVSSEKLKEVQVVGKTPPVEIKGDTASFNSLAYKTNPDANAQDLVSKLPGVSVENGQVKVAGEEVKQVLVDGKPFFGNDPKAAMQNLPAEIISKIQVFDQQSEQSRFTGFDDGNTTKTINFVTK